From Juglans regia cultivar Chandler chromosome 8, Walnut 2.0, whole genome shotgun sequence, the proteins below share one genomic window:
- the LOC118349306 gene encoding phytosulfokines-like, with amino-acid sequence MLVNPENMYSYKLSTLFTIALLLSLALTYAAVLPEPAPTRGESLATTRYGDAEARNLEVDESCEVGGAKGKEECLMRRTLAAHLDYIYTQKNKP; translated from the exons atgttagtgaATCCGGAGAATATGTATTCTTATAAGCTTAGCACCCTCTTCACAATAGCCCTCCTCCTTAGCTTGGCTCTAACATACGCCGCCGTTCTTCCCGAGCCTGCTCCGACACGAGGAGAATCTCTCGCTACAACTCGATATGGG gatgctGAAGCAAGAAACTTGGAAGTTGACGAGAGCTGTGAAGTAGGAGGAGCAAAAGGGAAAGAAGAGTGCTTGATGAGAAGGACCCTCGCTGCTCATCTGGATTATATCTACACACAAAAGAATAAGCCGTGA